In Carassius auratus strain Wakin unplaced genomic scaffold, ASM336829v1 scaf_tig00007487, whole genome shotgun sequence, one genomic interval encodes:
- the LOC113071523 gene encoding uncharacterized protein LOC113071523 → MAFWSSTSVFTSKVPRKILFMFTLSLSVTYLFYSLMSCYNSFQFQENYVYQGRLVTEETTFVTLREKLYSTSSQVYLDEEFVERTATEQTIAVSSVRNSLGIDERTAGWVRAQAATTRSAAAAAAGEPPEFSTTDSELRRAVNCTSDYGVKKLPQAIIIGVKKGGTRALLEALRVHPDVRAVGNEPHFFDRNYEKGLDWYRCALHVSLLCCLWVNDR, encoded by the coding sequence ATGGCATTTTGGTCCAGCACTTCGGTTTTTACTTCTAAAGTGCCCCGGAAGATCTTATTCATGTTCACCCTGTCCCTTTCTGTCACCTATCTGTTCTATAGCTTGATGAGCTGTTACAACTCCTTCCAGTTCCAGGAGAACTACGTTTATCAGGGCAGGCTCGTGACAGAGGAGACAACTTTTGTTACGCTGAGGGAGAAACTTTACTCGACCTCTTCCCAGGTCTACCTCGACGAGGAGTTCGTCGAGAGGACGGCCACAGAGCAAACCATCGCCGTCTCGAGCGTTAGAAATAGCTTGGGGATCGACGAGAGGACAGCGGGATGGGTGCGAGCTCAGGCGGCTACAACGCGCTCCGCCGCCGCCGCTGCTGCTGGAGAGCCCCCAGaattcagcaccacggacagcgagCTACGGAGAGCGGTGAACTGCACCTCGGATTACGGGGTTAAAAAATTGCCCCAAGCCATTATAATCGGAGTGAAGAAGGGGGGGACAAGGGCTCTGCTGGAAGCTTTGCGGGTTCATCCCGATGTGCGAGCCGTTGGGAATGAGCCGCACTTCTTTGACAGGAACTACGAGAAGGGGCTGGATTGGTACAGGTGCGCCCTTCACGTTTCTCTGTTGTGTTGTTTATGGGTCAATGACAGATAA